One part of the Anaerolineales bacterium genome encodes these proteins:
- a CDS encoding MFS transporter, with amino-acid sequence MKKAQKQKTFYSLLGNNLIASITNSTVWFAIIFYAYLETQSVLVTSIMGGLYLVLVAVSGFWLGSLVDHNKKKTMMQVSSAVSFVMFLICFVVYQTAAPGEFTQPDSVRLWTLAVLVLFGMIAGNLRSIAMPTLVTLLFAAKERERANGLVGTVFGVSFLTTSVISGLLVGQAGMAWVFGLAMVMTLLAIAHLWTIPVPETKIAHVEGGAPKSVDLRGTYKLVAAIPGLTALILFTTFNNLLGGVFMSLMDAYGLSMMSVEAWGFLWGIVSTGFIIGGLLIARFGLGGKPLRALFGANLVIWFISSIFTIQPSIVLMTVGLLIYLTVVPFIEAAEHTIIQRVVPPTRQGRVFGFAQSVELAAAPLTSFLIGPIAQFYFIPFMTDGAGVELIGSWFGTGPARGMALVFTITGIIGFFVTLIAMRTRPYQQLAKRYTKGEKAQAA; translated from the coding sequence ATGAAGAAAGCACAAAAACAGAAAACCTTTTATTCACTGTTGGGCAATAACCTGATCGCCTCGATCACCAACAGCACCGTATGGTTCGCCATAATTTTCTACGCCTACCTGGAAACGCAATCCGTGTTGGTCACATCCATCATGGGCGGCTTGTACCTGGTGCTGGTGGCTGTGTCTGGCTTCTGGCTTGGTTCGCTGGTCGATCACAACAAAAAGAAGACCATGATGCAGGTTTCCAGCGCCGTTTCGTTCGTCATGTTCCTCATCTGCTTTGTGGTCTACCAGACTGCCGCGCCGGGCGAATTTACCCAGCCGGACAGCGTGCGCCTGTGGACGCTGGCTGTCCTGGTGCTGTTCGGCATGATCGCCGGCAACCTGCGCTCCATCGCCATGCCTACCCTGGTGACGCTGCTGTTCGCCGCCAAAGAGCGCGAGCGCGCCAACGGGCTGGTGGGTACGGTGTTCGGCGTGTCGTTCCTCACCACCTCGGTCATTAGTGGCTTGCTGGTGGGGCAGGCCGGCATGGCCTGGGTGTTTGGCCTGGCCATGGTGATGACCCTGCTGGCCATTGCGCACCTGTGGACCATTCCGGTGCCCGAGACCAAGATCGCCCATGTGGAGGGCGGCGCGCCCAAGTCGGTTGACCTGCGCGGCACCTACAAACTCGTCGCCGCCATCCCGGGCCTGACTGCGCTCATTCTTTTCACCACCTTCAACAACCTGCTGGGCGGCGTGTTCATGTCACTGATGGATGCTTACGGCCTCTCGATGATGTCGGTCGAGGCCTGGGGCTTCCTGTGGGGCATCGTCAGCACTGGTTTCATCATCGGCGGTTTACTCATCGCCCGCTTTGGCCTGGGCGGCAAGCCGCTGCGTGCCTTGTTCGGCGCTAACCTGGTGATATGGTTCATCTCCTCTATCTTCACCATCCAGCCTTCCATCGTGCTGATGACGGTGGGCTTGCTCATCTACCTGACGGTGGTGCCCTTTATTGAGGCGGCTGAGCACACCATTATCCAGCGCGTCGTGCCGCCAACCCGCCAGGGCCGCGTGTTCGGCTTCGCCCAAAGTGTGGAGCTGGCCGCCGCGCCGCTGACCTCCTTCCTCATCGGCCCCATCGCCCAGTTCTACTTCATCCCGTTCATGACCGATGGAGCGGGGGTGGAGCTGATCGGCAGCTGGTTCGGCACCGGCCCGGCCCGCGGTATGGCCCTGGTATTCACGATCACCGGCATCATTGGCTTCTTTGTCACTTTGATTGCCATGCGCACCAGGCCCTACCAGCAGCTGGCCAAGCGTTACACCAAAGGCGAGAAGGCACAAGCCGCCTAG
- a CDS encoding class I SAM-dependent methyltransferase, which produces MPIPKLILALGRERSLERRHPWVFASAIIRVDGAPQPGDTVDVVSAHGQFLARAAYSHLSQIRARVWSWSQDEEIDAAFLRRRLAAAIGSRRALNLPSNGMRLVHAESDGLPGIVVDQYGGALVLQCLNWGAERWREQIADALMELCQPVVIFERSDADVRELEGLPPRVGVLRGTLPAAPLLVREANLDFEVDLGGGHKTGFYLDQRSNRILAGSLAAGRQVLDCFSYTGGFATHMLHGGAAHVTLVDDSAAALELAARNLERNQLPADRAEFIDGDAFQVLRRFRDSARQFDLVVLDPPKFAPTRATAERAARGYKDINLLALKLLRPGGHLLTFSCSGGVDAALFQKIVAGAALDAGIEARIIGRLSQGADHPVALNFPEGEYLKGLVIEKSAG; this is translated from the coding sequence ATGCCGATCCCTAAACTCATCCTTGCTCTTGGCCGCGAGCGCTCGCTGGAGCGCAGGCACCCCTGGGTCTTTGCCAGCGCCATCATTCGCGTTGATGGCGCGCCCCAACCTGGCGATACAGTTGACGTTGTATCCGCGCACGGCCAGTTTCTGGCCCGTGCTGCGTATAGCCACCTCTCGCAAATTCGCGCCCGGGTTTGGTCCTGGAGCCAGGATGAAGAGATTGACGCCGCCTTCCTGCGCCGCCGGCTGGCAGCCGCCATTGGTTCGCGGCGTGCCCTGAACCTGCCCAGCAACGGCATGCGTTTAGTCCACGCTGAGTCGGACGGCCTGCCCGGCATCGTGGTTGACCAATATGGCGGCGCTCTCGTGCTGCAGTGCCTCAACTGGGGCGCCGAGCGCTGGCGCGAGCAGATCGCTGACGCACTGATGGAGCTGTGCCAGCCCGTCGTCATCTTCGAGCGCTCGGACGCGGATGTCCGCGAGCTGGAAGGTCTGCCGCCCCGCGTGGGCGTTCTGCGCGGCACGCTGCCCGCCGCGCCGCTGCTGGTGCGCGAAGCCAATCTCGATTTTGAAGTCGATCTGGGCGGCGGGCACAAGACCGGCTTTTATCTTGACCAGCGCAGCAACCGTATCCTGGCCGGTAGCCTGGCAGCCGGCCGCCAGGTGCTGGATTGTTTTTCCTACACTGGCGGCTTCGCCACCCACATGCTGCACGGCGGGGCCGCCCACGTCACGCTGGTAGACGACTCCGCCGCTGCCCTCGAGTTGGCGGCCCGCAACCTGGAACGCAACCAGCTGCCCGCTGACCGGGCGGAGTTCATTGATGGGGATGCTTTCCAGGTGCTACGCCGCTTCCGCGATTCGGCCCGCCAGTTCGACCTGGTGGTGCTCGACCCGCCCAAGTTCGCCCCCACGCGGGCCACCGCCGAACGGGCGGCGCGCGGCTACAAAGACATCAACCTGCTGGCGCTCAAGCTGCTGCGGCCCGGCGGCCATTTGCTCACTTTCTCGTGCTCGGGTGGGGTGGATGCAGCCCTGTTCCAGAAGATCGTTGCGGGCGCGGCGCTGGATGCCGGCATTGAGGCGCGCATCATTGGCCGCCTGAGCCAAGGCGCGGATCATCCGGTGGCGCTCAACTTCCCCGAGGGTGAGTATCTCAAGGGTCTTGTAATAGAAAAAAGCGCTGGGTGA
- a CDS encoding ABC-2 family transporter protein, with the protein MLRPLKLFGLFARISILNEVQYRANFFMQVLQSSLSLGTGLIVLNVVYSYTDNLGGWSQPELLAVYGVFVLMSGLIGSLVLPNMWAFMEDVREGRLDFTLTKPEDSQVLISVRVVAIWRLVDVLLGIIVLGVAIGRMGLEASWWLAFAFAATLLMGMILLYCVLLLASILSFWFVRVWELMEMMQSIFQAGRWPVGIYPDWLRLGLTYLIPVAFAVTVPAEALTGRLTPELLAGTFVFTLVALFITRRLWLWGLKNYSGASA; encoded by the coding sequence ATGCTTAGACCTCTAAAACTCTTCGGGTTGTTTGCCCGCATCAGCATACTGAATGAGGTGCAATACCGCGCCAACTTCTTTATGCAGGTGCTGCAGTCCAGCCTGTCTTTGGGTACAGGCCTGATCGTGCTCAATGTAGTCTACAGCTACACAGATAACCTGGGCGGCTGGTCGCAACCCGAGCTGCTGGCGGTGTATGGCGTGTTCGTGCTGATGAGCGGGTTGATCGGCAGCCTGGTGCTGCCCAACATGTGGGCCTTCATGGAAGATGTGCGCGAAGGCCGCCTTGACTTCACGCTCACCAAGCCCGAGGACTCGCAGGTGCTGATCAGCGTACGCGTCGTCGCCATCTGGCGGCTGGTGGATGTGCTGCTGGGCATCATTGTGTTGGGCGTGGCCATCGGACGCATGGGCCTGGAAGCCAGCTGGTGGCTGGCGTTCGCCTTCGCCGCCACCTTGCTGATGGGCATGATCCTGCTCTACTGCGTACTGCTGTTGGCTTCGATCCTCTCGTTCTGGTTCGTGCGCGTATGGGAGCTGATGGAGATGATGCAAAGCATCTTCCAGGCCGGGCGCTGGCCGGTGGGGATCTATCCGGACTGGCTGCGCCTGGGGTTGACCTACCTCATCCCGGTGGCGTTCGCCGTCACGGTGCCAGCCGAAGCATTGACCGGTCGCCTGACGCCTGAACTGCTGGCCGGAACATTCGTATTCACGCTGGTGGCGCTGTTCATCACCCGCCGCCTATGGCTGTGGGGTTTGAAGAACTACAGCGGCGCATCAGCCTAA
- a CDS encoding ABC-2 family transporter protein, translating into MSEIATPIQPQRAQRYGLRNYLQMYAVAARQAVIEQLQYPAANMMFMVHILIEPVIYLVVWSSVANSQGGAIGGYTAAQFAGYYIIWTLVRQFNLAIGPQGFHWRIKEGRLAAELLRPVHPLLPDLGYYLGYKIPQTIYWLPMGILLWLLFKPEINPELWQIAAFPAVLMLAFFVRFFFMWLLGLVCFWTERVDALFELYFAAELLFSGRLVPLEVMPAWAQNVANFLPFQWTFYFPIEVLLGRVDLPEFWPGVLAQLAWIAGGYTLVRLIWKLAVKRFTAVGS; encoded by the coding sequence ATGAGTGAAATAGCAACTCCGATACAACCGCAGCGGGCGCAACGCTACGGCCTGCGCAACTATCTACAGATGTACGCGGTAGCAGCGCGGCAAGCCGTAATCGAGCAACTGCAATACCCCGCCGCCAACATGATGTTCATGGTGCACATCCTCATCGAGCCGGTGATCTACCTGGTGGTGTGGAGCTCGGTAGCCAATTCGCAGGGCGGCGCCATCGGCGGCTACACCGCGGCCCAGTTTGCCGGGTACTACATCATCTGGACCCTGGTGCGCCAGTTCAACCTGGCCATCGGCCCGCAGGGGTTCCACTGGCGCATCAAGGAAGGCCGCCTGGCGGCCGAGCTACTGCGCCCGGTGCACCCGCTGCTGCCCGACCTGGGCTATTACCTGGGATACAAGATCCCGCAGACCATCTACTGGCTGCCGATGGGCATCTTGCTGTGGCTGTTGTTCAAGCCCGAGATAAACCCGGAACTGTGGCAGATCGCCGCCTTCCCCGCGGTGCTGATGCTGGCGTTCTTTGTGCGCTTCTTTTTCATGTGGCTGCTTGGCCTGGTGTGTTTCTGGACCGAGCGCGTGGATGCGTTGTTCGAGCTGTACTTTGCGGCTGAGTTGCTGTTCTCGGGCCGCCTGGTGCCGCTGGAAGTAATGCCAGCCTGGGCGCAGAATGTGGCCAACTTTCTGCCCTTCCAGTGGACCTTTTACTTTCCCATTGAGGTGTTGCTGGGGCGGGTTGACCTGCCCGAATTCTGGCCGGGCGTGCTTGCCCAGCTGGCCTGGATCGCAGGCGGCTATACACTGGTGCGCCTGATATGGAAACTGGCCGTGAAGCGCTTCACGGCGGTTGGGAGCTAA
- a CDS encoding ABC-2 family transporter protein: MKATLQVYAVGARIAMLERLQYPLASLMFMVNVLIEPIIYLVVWSSATAAQGGAVGGYTAGQFAGYYIIWTFVRQFNLAVGPDSFNWRIKNGSLAGELLRPIHPIDIDLGWNLGFKVMQVVYWIPIGVILWLMFKPEVNPQGWQLLSFPIVLILAAYVRFFVMWLVGLICFWTERIDSLIELYFAAELLFSGRLVPLEIMPVWAQKVAGYLPFQWTFYFPIELLLGRVTMSEFWMGVLAQVAWILAAYVGIRLVWVRAVRRFTAVGA, translated from the coding sequence GTGAAAGCGACCCTGCAGGTGTATGCTGTTGGGGCGCGCATTGCCATGCTGGAACGGCTGCAGTACCCGCTCGCCAGCCTGATGTTCATGGTGAATGTGCTCATCGAGCCGATCATCTATCTGGTGGTGTGGAGTTCTGCCACGGCGGCGCAAGGCGGCGCCGTGGGCGGCTATACCGCCGGGCAGTTCGCCGGCTACTACATCATCTGGACCTTTGTGCGCCAGTTCAACCTGGCCGTGGGGCCAGACAGCTTCAACTGGCGCATCAAGAACGGAAGCCTGGCCGGCGAGCTGCTGCGCCCGATCCACCCGATCGACATTGACCTGGGATGGAACCTGGGCTTCAAGGTCATGCAGGTGGTGTACTGGATCCCGATCGGGGTGATCCTGTGGCTGATGTTCAAGCCCGAGGTCAACCCGCAGGGCTGGCAGCTGCTAAGCTTCCCCATCGTGCTGATACTGGCGGCGTATGTGCGCTTCTTTGTGATGTGGCTGGTGGGCCTGATCTGCTTTTGGACCGAGCGCATCGACTCGCTGATCGAGCTGTACTTCGCCGCCGAGCTGCTTTTCTCCGGCCGGCTGGTGCCGCTGGAGATCATGCCGGTGTGGGCGCAAAAGGTGGCAGGCTACCTACCCTTTCAGTGGACTTTTTACTTCCCGATCGAGCTGCTGCTGGGCCGGGTGACGATGAGTGAATTTTGGATGGGCGTCCTGGCTCAAGTGGCCTGGATCCTGGCGGCCTATGTTGGGATCCGCCTGGTCTGGGTCAGAGCCGTAAGACGCTTTACTGCAGTAGGAGCATAA